TTCagattaattttttcaaaacaagtAGTTCGAATATGACTTCTCAAATGATATAATTAGGATGtcagttttggtttggttttgtttcagattttgtggttcgtgaaatacaaaatatatcagCTGGTTTGGTTTTGACAACAGTGGTTTCAAATCAGATTCATCTTTCTTAAaacaagtaattaaaaaataaactgaGTGAATTTCGTGAGAAATATGGTTTGTTTGAATATAagagttttgatttaatttttcttcttttctttttggtttagttttggaTAGGAgtttatcaaagaaaattcattttaaaaatatatgttttgtttttttcttcattagaaaaaaaaaacacattctGAATATGCAatacatatttataaacaaagtGCTAACTCTATTCACATTACACTTCAGTTTATTAACTAGATTGATAAAATTTATCAtctattaaatataaatagtttGACATTTCTAAAATACGTGAaaattcattaataaaaaacatttataaaataaaagagtggAGGTATTTGtcacatattatatatttctataatatCCAAACTTATAAGAATAAATATCGTATAATTGAATCTCAACCgatctacaattttttttacaaaaattgcaaataataaaataaaataaaatttaataaggCCTATGTTTAGaaaactcttttcttcaaCATGATTGGCTCATAGCCACCCTCAATTATTactttaaaccaaaaataaaattccaatcTTTATtagcaaaattaaaaacaagaccaaaacaaaaaaaagtagaaaccTTTACGGAACTCCTCTGCCATTCTTTTCCAATCTAAGCCAAAACTCAATTACCCTTTTTCCGATTTACCGGAGAAACTAAATCTCCGCCATGcctaccaccaccacctcctccgcttcttcctcctcctctgccTCCGGTAACAATCGTCAATCCGATGTATTCTCTCGTCTCGCTTCTTCTGACCCTGAAGTCAAGCTTAAGGCCCTTCGCGAGGTCAAAAACCAGATTATCGGAAATCGTACAAAAAAGCTCTCTTTTCTCAAACTCGGAGCTATTCCCGCCATAGCTTCTGTTCTCGCTGATGCTGACGATTCTGATGAATGTAATAACATCCTCGTGCAATCTGCGGCGGCTCTTGGCAGTTTCGCTTGTGGGTTTGAAGCCGGTGTTCAAGCTGTTCTTGACGCCGGCGTTTTccctcatcttcttcgtcttctcacTAATACTGACgaaaaggtttgattttgaataaatctattgacttttttttttgttaaagtctAATCCTTTTCCCCCAAATTTGTGTCTAGATTCGAAATGACATTAGAATTACTTGTGGGTCTTTGAAAAGAAAGCTTGAACGATTTAGAATTACTCTTGTCTGAATCTTATTAGTTTGGGACTTGTGGTTAAAGTTTTCACCTTTTTGAATTGTCTGCATCTGAGGAATTAAAGCATTGGCCTTTAGAATTTTGTGGATCCTCTCTTGTCTTGCTTTCTTATGGCTTCCTTATTGCTTCTGTTTCGTatttatgattcttcttcaggtAGTAGATGCGGGGGCTCGTTCGCTTAGAATGATATTTCAATCTAATCAAGCTCCAAAGTATGATTTTCTTCAAGAGAAAAACATGGAGTTTCTTTTCTCGTTGTTGAATAGTGAGAATGAGAACGTTAGTGGGCTTGGTGCGAGTATTATCGCTCATGCTTGTGGAACAAGTGTAGAGCAACGGGTTCTCTGTGAAGCTGGTGTCTTGGAGAAGCTTGTTATCCTTCTTGATGGTTCTTTAAGCCAAAGAGAAGCTTGTCTTGAATCTTTAGCTACGGTTTTGAAGAATAATCCTGAAGctgtttctgattttgttggACTTGAGTCTGGGAAGTATTTTAATTCTGTGACTGAGTTAACAAAGGATAGGTATCCGAGGACTAGGCTGCTTTCTTGTCTTTGCTTAGTTGTCATATACAACACTTCTCCATCTTATTTCATAAACATGGGAACCAAATCAAGTTTGATAACTACTCTGCTTGAGCTTCTTAATGACCCTGGTCAATCTGGAGATGATGCTGCCTTGGGTTTATCCTGTCTGATTGCGGAAAAAGAGGATTTACAACAGTTAGCTTACGAGGCCGATGCAATCAAGAATATtgttgagatcttgaagaCAGGTAGTGAGCTCCAGTCTAAACGTCTtcagggtttgtttttgtctctAGCTGAATTGTGCTCAAAGCTAGAGGATTGCAGATGTAGCTTCCTGTCATTGCAGGTGTGTTTCCACATGCCGTTTTCTTATATGATATCTAGCTGAATTGTGCTCAAAGTTTAGTATTAATTTTGTATAGTATGCTAAAttgatttgtctttttatcCTTCTACTAGGTATTAGACCTGCTGACTGATGCGCTAAGACACAAAGATGCTGATGTAAGAGCTGCGGCATGCATTTGCTTTAGAAACGCTGCTCGATCAGTCAAGGTTAGTTAACATTATACATTTCGCATGTTATTAGTATTTCAGCAGGTTTTGTATTAAGTGGTAAGTTCCCTGAGACATGTCATTTAGAGTTTGAGTGCAGGACGATTCAACAGCGATCATGTTATGCTTCCTTTGGTTCAGCTATTGCATGATCCATCTTCCTCTGTCCAGGTACTGTGTCACATAAGATGCCGCATTTCTTTGACTTAGTCTCccatgtgattttttttctttagaagCAAATGGCACAGTCGATTTGAATGTATATGTACCTATATATTGTGGACCAGGTTGCAGTTCTTGGTGCTCTGAACAATATAGTAATGGATTTTTCATCACCGAAGTCATCATTTATCGAGTATGGAGGGATAAAACAGCTTACTGAGTTGTCAAAATCAATGGATCCAAATACTCGGTGTAGCGCTTTGCGGGCTTTAAGGAACCTCATGTTCCTTGCCGACATTAAACGTAAAGAACTCTTTTATTCAGACGTTAAGGCTCAAGGACTTGCTTGTCTCATTAGTGGTAAATCATTCTACGAGtcttcaaaccaaaatcatatgatacatctgtatgattttttttgttaactaacAAACAAACTCATTGCACTCAGATCCTGAGCCCCCAGTGCAAGAGCAAGCTTTGGCCCTCCTCCGTAATCTTGTTGATGGATGTATCAGCTCTATCGAGTTTGTATTTGATGAAGATGGTCTTATCTTAGATACTGTTGGGAGGCAATTGAGGAAAGCTCCACAGGCACAAATGGCAATACAGGtgacaaaattgaaaaaagtaTACCTTATCAATAGATTAACAAAATCTCtgatataaaatgtttttctttccccAGGGAATGTATGTGCTCACGAATGTAGCGAGTGGGACTGAGTTACATAAAGAAGCGGTTATGGAGCAACTGTTTCCTCAAGCTAAAGCTGGATCAGAGAATTTCATGCTTAAGTTTTTGCAGAGCGACGAGAGCCAGTTACGGTCAGCAGCAGTCTGGACAATCATAAACCTCATTAGTCCTTCAAGCCCCGGTGCATTTGATCGGCATGTGAAATTACGGAATGCGGGTATCATTCCCCAGTTAAAAAACATGGTCAATGACGCTTGCCTCGATGTTAAGGTACAAATTTATTACCCTTTTAGTTACCTTGTATACTCTACCTCTTATCATTGACTCAGCTATGTTATTTCAATCTCTTTGGCTTTGCAGATTCGCATCAGGACTGTATTAGGCCAGTCCATGTCTTTTGGCGATAATTACTAAACACAGCGATATTGCTTTTCCCAAACACACAGACCATACAACACTGAACATATCAGTAGTGATTTAGGTTTGATTCAATTTTCAGCATATAGCAAAAGAGAGACAGAGCCTAGAGTTTATGATCATGATTCGTCTATTATCTCTCCTGCTCCAGAGACACACCTATGATTCAACAGGTACTTGCTTTCTCAGGCTTGTTCTGTTCATTTCTGGTTACCCAAAATAGCCATAACCGTAACTGGAACCAACCGTAACTGGAACCGCATACACCAAACAATTGATCAGAGCATTTTGAAAGCAGAATGCTAGGATTTATTCATTTGCTATaccatctttttttctcgATCAAAATTGGTTAAATGAGATTTTATGTATTTCAAATTCTGaaaatgttcttttctttttaacaaaacagtTTTTGTATTATGTGTGCAGGTGAAAGCAGTGAGAAGGAGTTGTACTATTACTTTACTTGTGCCACTTTTAGATTAGATCCAccacatttttgtttttcttttaattttttgccTTGAGAAAACTTCACTTGTTTCATTGTTTGAAATCTCTCagtttatagaaaaaaacatctgTGTTTTTTGTATCAGTAATAATTCTTTGCCTCGTCGATACCAATGTCCCAaattaatcttttattttggcaTTTTGGCGTTCAAATCACGCATGACCTATTATTAACTTTCGtggcaaaacataaaattaaaatggcTTACtacaaataattgaaatataaataatactgCGATTACATATAAAGGTGTTATACACACCCTTTATTCAATGTATTTTTAACCACCGAAATGGTTAGAATTTGGCAGCATAAGCAGTAGAAAACAACAACTACATTGAGTATATTTGTTGTCGATGTTCTGTCTTGTAGTCATTTAATTTGAGAGCTATTGTATCAGTGCACcgctaattttttttactgcaCCGTCTAAAACTTTTTGTCATAAACCAGACAAATGGTATAGAGACGTCTATATAACTACTAAAACTTGAACTtggttttgaagaaaaagactaGCTCTGTAATATACTAATATGTTTGTCTTTATGTAAAATGGCCTTTGAGAATCTAACTCGCCGAGTCGCCGTATGTGCACAGTGAATCCTATGTTTTGGATCCCATGATGAGATCCAGCCTCGACCACTGTGTACTTTCTTTAGGGatataagcttttttttttgcaagatataaatatttctctcgtataaacaaaaaaaatggttacGAACAGTTACCACAATTGTAGAAATTCATACTTGTATAtacacattttaaaatttgcagAGACAAGAATCTCaactaaacccaaaaaaggttagttggttttggttaaaataaTAGGGTTAGTTGGAGTGTAAAGAACCCCATGCATTTATGCATTAAATTTAAATCCCATTCCACCCCACGTGAATTTATATTATTGCATCAaagtattttgttaaatgatattttattccGCCTGTATTATGcagtttttttatctttttattaagaaaaaatatcttaagGCTAAACAGAAACAATATGTAGCAATTATAGTTACCACCTAATACCTCCAATAGGTAGTGTTTTTGAAGACAAACATATCGTAATCATCAAATGTGAGACTCTTCTCTCGGgaactctctcttcttttaagtatttttctttctcatttttagTTAATGGGAGACTGTAAttgtcttgttttttgttaactaaTACATAGAGGTTTAAATGTTCTAAGCTGTGGATgtaattgaattttattatttaaaatagtatATGTATGTGACAGCATGCCTACATATATATGAGTAATATTATACGCAgtataaactaattttttgttatatagttTACTTTTAACTAACGGTGTTCACATgcatttgaatatatataacttacaCATAATGTTTAATATCAGAGATATATAGTGTTTGTCTTTTACCGCAAACTTAAAATGCAtttgaaacaacaacacaacaaataaTTTCTTCCGTAATTTGATTCCAtctttttttgagaaaattaaagggttttcttcttaatttaatATTGTTGAAAAGATTGTATTGGTACATGTTAAAAGGAGATCTACATGCtggtttatttttctttatcttctttttttgatatattcatCTAGATTCTTTTAGCTTATTAGGGGACAACCAATTAAATAATACCGTTttcaaatatcatttaaaaacatactatcattaggaaaaaaaatcttgataaatagttttattattaAGGAAAATCATATTGCGTTAATCGTATAAATAgcattttgacaaaaaaaaaaaaaaaaaggatggaAAGTTAGAAAAACGACTAATGACGAGATAATTGACAATTCTAAATTTCTAAgacaatattattttatcatatgtatttcttcttctatgaatatttaaataaaaagaagaaaataaagcgTACCCATTTCACATTTCATGCATTGATCGTCCATCAAAAAGAAACCCTTTCTCTTTAGTTTCCAAATACCAagcaatctcttcttcttctttttatttacctttttctttcttggctttttcttctcctctgatAGAAACTTTTTCCAGTCaaatttaataactttaaaGTAAAACTCCCACTAAGGTTTATACACACTCTTCATATATAGATTCACATTCAcccatttctcttcttttttgctctctctctcccttctcttctctcttattcTGGTCTCAAAAATGGCatcaaaaggaaagaaaccACTAAGAAGAACAactacaagaagaagaaaaagaagccaCTTCAAGAACCCATCTCCTCCATGTAGTATCAATAGTGACGTCACTTCAACGTCATCAACATCTACTTCACCCACATCAACGGCCACGCCATCTCCGGTTTCAGCAGAGAGTGGATGTTGTACTCCGGAGAAGTCACGAATACCGGAGATGCTGACGTGTCCACCGGCACCGAAGAAGCAAAAGGTGGCGCAAAACTGCGCTTTAAGGAGGAGACAAATCGCTTTCTTTGCTCCTCCGGATGTAGAGCTCTTCTTCGTTTTCGCACTTggtcaacaaaataataaataagttaagtttataattagggttttgtgatTATTATCATGGTATCAATATCTAGTTTCTagtttgattcaaatacaataatatttaaagTATATTATAGAGAGTGTAGTGTGaggttttgcttcttttcttcttcttcttcttcttcttattttgcttttctccCTCCTTGgctcttttttaattttttcgaTAATTTTGAATTAGGTGGGTTTGAATTTCTGGTAGGGTATGATTAATCAAATACCCTATCTCTTTTTTAGTTAAGTATGTAAGTGAATGGTGCTTCCTAACATTTCAGGCTTGTTAGCTTTGCAGTTTCTATTTTGGGTTTGTATTTTGGCTTGAGTTAATTAGGAGTTGGATTGTTCTTCTTGCATTTTACCTCAATACTTTATACGTAATctcatcaaaaacaatttccatACAAAGTACTTCTGAATccatttcctttttattgGGTACATCAGAAATTCATGAAAGAACACCAATTTTATCAGAGTGAAGagctcaaattcaaaacttttgatcCGAGTTCAAAATATGTCAAGTTTcctaagaagaaaaaaggtcTATAAAGCCAAAAAAATAGTGGATGCAGAATAATATGTACACAAAAGTTTTGGATATAATCCAAAGttataaaaagattcaacTGTTTCTTATTGGATATAAAGTTcataaagattgaaaaaattacatctcaaatttgtttggaaattaaagaaattacCTTATAATAAGTACTGTAATTATATAAACTGAATTTAGTTAATAAGTAAAAgtgttaaaacaaaacaagaaaaaaacaagagacgAAGGATATGTCAGTTTAACCAAGGGATGGCCAAAGTGGTCGGAGCTGACGATAACATCTCCGAAGGGAATCCAATGAAAGGACTCGTGCGgcttttttcatcattttttctcttttcttttcttttctttctccacaCAATTCCTTTTAAGAGCAAAGTTAATAATTACAAGTTATAACGAATGTATAAAACtatatctctatatatagagtaggtaagaagaagacgacACAATAGCTACGTTGATAATATCTACGTGAATTATTAATTCGTCTTTCCCATCATTTTAATCTTTTCGAATTATTGCTACACAAAATCTTCAGACTTCAATAATGTGGATAAATGATAACATATGACGTACGAATCTCATGATTGAGAATTAGAAACTTACACCTCTACGTGCATAATTTATTCGTTTCGACGTCAATTAATAGGTTACTTGAGACTGTACAACATAGATGGGAGAATCTGCAGTACAGAAAAATCATAATGTTTTgctaatatattttagaagATATTACACTtgcaatatttattattatttttttttcgtttttttccaACGAGTAGCTTTGTTACATGTgttaaatatattcatttaaaCAGATGGAATTTTGATTACCTTAAGAATTTTCTGCATAATTAAGTTCTGTTAAACTCTAACTATTGTATTTCtgttgatttttatttcataatattttactCTTGTGTTTATCAATTAATAACATTTCTTCCGTACATGAAACCGTGTTAAATGTCAATCAATTAACCTTTTATCCAAAGTActttcacaaaataaaaagtaaaaattttaaacaatttttaacGGCGTATTTGGAACTGAGGTTACTCCTAATAAGTGGCCAAGTCCCAAGTATGTAGGCTCATATGGCTAAGGTGGCCTAATTTCAAATCACACTCAACGAAGTTCTTCCATAGGTTACGTACAATATTATACTAGTTCTCATCATAAAGTAGTTTTAAGGTTAAAAAAAACCTACGTATAGGTGGTGGGAGTACTAGTTACTAGCTAGTATAAGAAAAGTATTCGTATACATATTTGTGTGCAAGGAAGATCTCGCACGGGTGCATATTATCACACACgtacaaacaaaaatccaattaGGTACCTAAAAGCTACAAATCACCTTGGAATGAGGATTTGATTCGAGTCCgtatcaatttctttttggtttctctttttgtctttgtattattattaaattatacgTCGTCCCAaaataaacaccaaaaaatcattaaactatgaaataaagtaaaatattattaactaCATTGCTAAGATAATCAagtaaccaaataaataaagctAATCGTACGTTTATGTCAAAGCTAATCAAACTTTACAAGAATCCTAGGTTCCATTCTCCCCTACAAACAAACACTACATGTGAAGTGTATAAATATAATGGGCTTGTAACAATCCGTAAGTTACCCATTAAGGCCCAATTacaataaatatcaatttctctcaaattgtttcaaatttaaaaataagtgGCCAAAGTTACGAAACCAATCCAATCTCTTCTCCGTCGTCGTAACCATGTCTTCAATCGTCGAGCACGTCGTTCTATTCAAGCTCAACGACGACGACGTTGACTCCGGCAAGATCAACTCCATGGTCAACGGAATCAACGAACTAGTCAATCTCGACCAAGTGCTTCACCTCTACTGCGGTTCAATCCACCGCCTTATCACGACCACCGCCTCCGACTTCACTCACGTCCTTCATAGCCGTTACAGATCCAAAGAAGATCTCAACGCTTACGCTATACATCCCGATCACGTTCGTGTTGTCAAGGAATCAGAATCGATTCGCGAAGATATCATGGCCGTTGATTGGATCGCCGAACAAGCTCCGGAAGCCCTAGCACCGCCTCTTGGTTCAATTGGTAAAATCACGCTTCTTAAATTGAAAGAGAATGTCATGGAAGAAGCGAAATTGGAGATTATGGAAGTGATGAAGGAGAAATTTGAAGGAATTGATCAGATTACTGTTGGAGAAAACTTTTCTCCGGGGAGATCTAAAGATTTCTCTATTGGATCGATTTCGTATTTTAGGGATTTGGGTGAAATTGAGGCTGTGGATGATCAGATGAAGTTGCAGAATGATAAGATTCGTGATTATGTTGATGATACCATTGTTGTTGAGTTCAATGTGCCGTCTTCTTCATAAGTCTTCTAAGTGTACCTGTAAAATGCTCCAATTTCATTCCTTAACCGAAATTTTAAACCAGTTTGGTCTCCGGTGTAATTTCGTCGATTACAGTCGTCGtcgccgccgccgccgccgtatgtattaaataaaatctttttttattcaacaCATTTAAAAGCTCATTTACGTCGGTATTAATCATATTAGACCAAGACCAACTCGGTTTCATAAGAGTTAAGATGAAACTAGAAGCACGAACACTACACACCGTTTTCATCAACCCCAACTGAGAGATAAACGGCAAGGCTTTCGCAATTGAAATTCTCACAGTGGTTAAAGGCACTTGGATCGATGGTGCCTTAGGCTTCATTCATCATCTTGCTACATAACCGTAGAGGAAGACGAATAGGTTTGATCTGCCGAGGTAATAATTAAACTGCAATTAGGTGAGttcatgcttcttcttcttttaactgtttcttgatttttagTAATCTTCAGGAAGCCCTTACATCTAATTTTAGTTGTTCTATCTCTTTCCATTACGATATCTGTTTTGAGTCTCTCAAAGGGCTTTTCTTTCATGTGAAAATTTCTAACATTTCTTAACTGGAACTTAAAAGGAGTATTTTGCAATTTATCAGTATTTTGAGAATCGCATCCAGATTAGGTTGATACAATTTATCTCGTTTTTTCACTCGAAATTAGATGGTTGTTTGTGGGACTTTCAATATTCAGTCTTGGTAAATTTTGATGATGcagattatatataattgcgtgaagaaaagagaaatggtGGGTGGcaagaagaaaaccaagaTATGTGACAAAGTGTCACATGAGGAAGATAGGATAAGCCAGTTACCGGAACCTTTGATATCTGAAAtactttttcatctttctacCAAGGACTCTGTCAGAACAAGCGCTTTGTCTACCAAATGGAGATATCTTTGGCAATCGGTTCCTGGATTGGACTTAGACCCCTACGCATCCTCAAATACCAATACAATTGTGAGTTTTgttgaaagtttttttgatTCCCACAGGGATTCATGGATACGCAAACTCCGTTTAGATTTGGGTTATCATCATGATAAGTATGATCTCATGTCATGGATTGATGCTGCGACTACGCGTAGGATTCAGCATCTTGATGTTCATTGTTTTCACGATAATAAGATACCCTTGAGCATATATACATGCACGACGTTGGTACACTTACGACTCCGTTGGGCTGTCTTGACTAATCCCGAGTTTGTTTCCTTACCTTGTCTGAAGATCATgcattttgaaaatgttagcTATCCCAATGAGACCACGTTGCAGAAACTTATCTCAGGCTCTCCAGTTCTAGAAGAATTAATACTCTTCAGCACTATGTATCCTAAGGGAAACGTTTTACAATTGCGCTCTGATACGCTAAAGAGACTCGATATCAATGAGTTTATTGACGTTGTGATTTATGCACCTCTACTCCAGTGTCTGAGGGCTAAGATGTACTCAACAAAGAACTTTCAGATCATCAGTTCGGGTTTCCCTGCCAAACTAGATATTGATTTCGTCAATACTGGTGGgagataccaaaaaaaaaaagtgattgaAGATATCCTCATCGATATTTCGAGGGTCAGGGATCTAGTTATTAGTAGTAATACTTGGAAGGTATACATCTTAACATTTGAgcatatttgtttaaaaatattcctCCACAAAAGTTTCTCACcgtaacatttttttgttcacttaTGTTACCAGGAATTCTTTCTATACTCAAAGTCAAGACCATTGCTCCAGTTTCGTTACATATCCCATTTGAATGctagattttatatatctgATCTTGAAATGTTGCCAACGCTTCTTGAGAGCTGCCCAAAACTTGAATCTCTCATATTGGTAATGAGTAGCTTTAACCCTTCTTGAGAGCTCCTATTTACACATATTGTTTGAGATAACCTCTTATATGTATCTCTCTactcaatttgttttcttttatttattcttttgttcctGTTTTTGCAGGAAATGGTCAAGAACCAATCCACGCGACGTCATGGGGAGAAGCGAGAACCAAATGTGATGGTTTCAACAGTGCCTTGGTGTTTGGTATCGTCGCTCAAGTTTGTGGAATTGAAACGTTCAATCCCAAGGTATGAAGGAGAAATGGAGCTAGTAAGATATGTCCTGACGAATTCAACAGTCCTGAAGAAATTAAGGCTCAATGTTTACTACACGAAGAAGGCAAAGTGTGCCTTCCTTACAGAACTCGTTGCAATACCAAGATGCTCTAGCACATGTGTAGTCCTTGTTCTTTAATTACTTGAAAGGTATTGATGAACTTTTCGTTTAAGGTCAATCTTTTGGTCGTTAAATTAGTTGATTTTCGGAGGCTTTGAGCCACATGTAAATTTTGCAGTTAAGTCCTTCTTATGCTGGTTGCTGCTCATGTAATAATCATCAATCACCAAGTTTGTTTCGAATTTGATGGATACTTCCACCAAGTCGCtgtcaaatattttgtatgcTCCCATggataattattttgtatttttgtaacTGCATGGTGATTCCTTACATTTCAGGCTTGTTAGCTTTgca
This sequence is a window from Arabidopsis thaliana chromosome 1 sequence. Protein-coding genes within it:
- a CDS encoding F-box/RNI-like/FBD-like domains-containing protein (F-box/RNI-like/FBD-like domains-containing protein; CONTAINS InterPro DOMAIN/s: F-box domain, cyclin-like (InterPro:IPR001810), F-box domain, Skp2-like (InterPro:IPR022364), Leucine-rich repeat 2 (InterPro:IPR013101); BEST Arabidopsis thaliana protein match is: F-box/RNI-like/FBD-like domains-containing protein (TAIR:AT5G53840.1); Has 35333 Blast hits to 34131 proteins in 2444 species: Archae - 798; Bacteria - 22429; Metazoa - 974; Fungi - 991; Plants - 531; Viruses - 0; Other Eukaryotes - 9610 (source: NCBI BLink).), with the protein product MVGGKKKTKICDKVSHEEDRISQLPEPLISEILFHLSTKDSVRTSALSTKWRYLWQSVPGLDLDPYASSNTNTIVSFVESFFDSHRDSWIRKLRLDLGYHHDKYDLMSWIDAATTRRIQHLDVHCFHDNKIPLSIYTCTTLVHLRLRWAVLTNPEFVSLPCLKIMHFENVSYPNETTLQKLISGSPVLEELILFSTMYPKGNVLQLRSDTLKRLDINEFIDVVIYAPLLQCLRAKMYSTKNFQIISSGFPAKLDIDFVNTGGRYQKKKVIEDILIDISRVRDLVISSNTWKEFFLYSKSRPLLQFRYISHLNARFYISDLEMLPTLLESCPKLESLILVMSSFNPS
- a CDS encoding F-box/RNI-like/FBD-like domains-containing protein (F-box/RNI-like/FBD-like domains-containing protein; CONTAINS InterPro DOMAIN/s: FBD (InterPro:IPR013596), F-box domain, cyclin-like (InterPro:IPR001810), FBD-like (InterPro:IPR006566), F-box domain, Skp2-like (InterPro:IPR022364), Leucine-rich repeat 2 (InterPro:IPR013101); BEST Arabidopsis thaliana protein match is: F-box/RNI-like/FBD-like domains-containing protein (TAIR:AT5G53840.1); Has 2026 Blast hits to 1985 proteins in 24 species: Archae - 0; Bacteria - 0; Metazoa - 0; Fungi - 0; Plants - 2026; Viruses - 0; Other Eukaryotes - 0 (source: NCBI BLink).) — protein: MVGGKKKTKICDKVSHEEDRISQLPEPLISEILFHLSTKDSVRTSALSTKWRYLWQSVPGLDLDPYASSNTNTIVSFVESFFDSHRDSWIRKLRLDLGYHHDKYDLMSWIDAATTRRIQHLDVHCFHDNKIPLSIYTCTTLVHLRLRWAVLTNPEFVSLPCLKIMHFENVSYPNETTLQKLISGSPVLEELILFSTMYPKGNVLQLRSDTLKRLDINEFIDVVIYAPLLQCLRAKMYSTKNFQIISSGFPAKLDIDFVNTGGRYQKKKVIEDILIDISRVRDLVISSNTWKEFFLYSKSRPLLQFRYISHLNARFYISDLEMLPTLLESCPKLESLILEMVKNQSTRRHGEKREPNVMVSTVPWCLVSSLKFVELKRSIPRYEGEMELVRYVLTNSTVLKKLRLNVYYTKKAKCAFLTELVAIPRCSSTCVVLVL